The Butyrivibrio proteoclasticus B316 genome segment CCCTTTTGTTCAAAAAGCGCTTTTATAACAGCAGGAATCTTATCATATTCTGTAATCAGCTTTTCCGTATCCCAGGATATAGAGTTTGGGCTTATAAATACATTGGGGTTATCTTCATCTTGGGTAAATGAACTCGTATCGTCGCTATATGGGTTGAATGCACATACAAGCAGGGAAATATACATGAAAATGATAAAAATCAAAAATAGGACCAAAATTTGGCGATATGGGTACAGATTATTTACCTTGGTGATTGGCTTGAAATTTTTCTGCATAGTTTTCCTTTCTGCGACGCCCCATCATTTTACGGTCTGATATGATTATCATAAACCAATAATGCTAATAATTACAAAGAAAGTATACGTAATATCATTTAATAAATATTTTTCTGCACAGACGGTATTTGTCCGTTTTAGCTATTCAAAAGGATATTAGATGAGGGATGTATGGATATAGACACAAGTTACGCAGACGGAACACCTGCGTATACACTATCATTTAATCATGTAATGCAGAGCTATGATGTTTCAAAAGGAGAGTTTCCTATTATCACACTTTGCCCTATTGCAATCAAGAGTGCTATCGGAGAGCTTTTGTGGATCTATCAAGATCAGTTTAATAGCTGGACCTAAAATCGAGTAGGAGGCGGTCAATGACTGCCGACCTCTCAGTCGAGTACGTAAGGGGACTTTCACCCGTTAGAGCGCGCCCATGGCGCGCAAACTAAAAAGCCGCCCTCAATAGAGAACGGCTTACTTTTAAGCGTTATATTCTGATAAAGTTATCTCGTTTTCTTTTACAGTCTTTTTTACGTCAATGATTCGCTGGTTGGATGAGCCTCTGTACTTTAATCTCATGTCTTTCTTTTCAAGTACGAACTCCCCATCTACAAGAATATCGATCATGCCAAGTATTTCCATTGTGTGGGCTCCATGGCATCTTTTGTTTTCTGTATCTGTTAATTCCTCCCAGGTATATCCGGAATAGAGCCAGATTGTCTTTTTAGGATACAGCTCTTTGACTCTTTTTATGAGTTTTACGATATATTCCTGATTGCAGAGTTCCATAGGTTCGCCGCCAAGGATTGTTAGGCCTGCTATATATTCTGGTTCGAGTGATTCAATGATAGATTCTTCGGTTTTGGCGGTGTATTTTTCGCCGTAATTAAAATCCCATGTCATCTCGTTAAAGCAGCCTTTACAGTGATGTGTGCAGCCACTTACAAAAAGAGATGTTCTGCAGCCTGGTCCGTTAGCCACATCATTGTGATATATCTGTCCGTAGTTCATATTTCCTCCAAAAGCAAAAGCCGTCACTTTAAAAAGTGACGGCCCTGTTAATATCTTTAGTTAAAAGGAAGTTCCTCATCGATTCCGTCTGGAATGTTCATGAAGCCACCGTCTGATGAAGGAGCAAAATCTCCATCTGGAACGGGAGCAGTATTTGAATCAGCAGACTTTCTTGACTCTGCAAATTCCTGATCTTCTGCAACAATATCAGTTGTATAGATTTTATTGCCATCCTTGTTGACATAGCTTCCCGTCTGGATTCTTCCTGTTACAATGACCTTGGTTCCCTTCTTGAGGTATTTCTCAACAAACTCACCCGCTTTGCCGAATGCGACAATCTGAATGAAATCAGCTGTCTGCTCATCGCCTTCTCTCTTGTAGCGGCGATCAACTGCAAGATTATATCTTGCTACGCATTTTGCAGGTTCATTTCCCTGAGCCTGTGAATATCTCACATCAGGATCTCTAGTGAGACGTCCCATAAGTATAACTTTGTTCATTTAATTATTCTCCTTTGAAATGCCGGGTTTACCCGGATATTTTATGTTTCTAAAGCATTTTGCATTAAAAACAATATGCACTTGTAATTCTTCAAATGTTATAATATACTGAGTTTAGGCAGTTTGCAGATTATTAAAATCTGCAAACCTTTACTAAATCTCTTTTCATAACACTTGTTTTTGTAAAAGTTCAGGCGCTAAGCGTTCTCTGTGGTACACTGATATGCACGTACCTCTGTTCGATTTCTTGTGTACGTCCCTGATTCCAGTAATTACTTCCTATGTAGCCGCATGTACGTCTGGCTACGTTCATCTTGGATTCATCACGGTTCTTGCAATTAGGACACTCCCAAACGAGCTTGGTAGTCTTACCATTCTCATCTGTCTCGTGCACAATCTTGATTTCTCCATCATATCCGCAGCATTGGCAGTAATCTGACTTAGTGTTCATCTCAGCATACATGATATGCTTTGACATGAACTTGATGTGTGCAAGCACTGCCTCGATGTTTCCTGTAAGATCAGCCATCTCAACATATGAGATAGCACCACCAGGTGAAAGTTTCTGGAATTCAGACTCAAACTTAAGCTTTGTAAATGAATCAATCTTCTGACGAACGTTTACGTGATAGCTGTTAGTGATGTAGTCATGGTCTGTAACTTCAGGAATGATTCCAAATCTCTTCTGAAGAAGCTGTGCGAAGCGGTAAGTCGTTGACTCCAAAGGGGTTCCATATACGCTATATGCGATATTTTCCTTTTTCCTCCATTCAGCGCACTTATCGTTCATGTGCTGCATGATTGCAAGAGCAAAATCCTTTGCTTCTGGATCAGTATGGCTATGGCCTGTCATGTAGTATACGCATTCATACAAACCAGCGTAGCCATAGGAAAGTGTTGAGTAATTTCCATATAAAAGCTTATCAATAACCTCTCCCTTCTTAAGTCTTGCAAGTCCGCCATACTGCCAGAGGATTGGAGCAACATCTGATGGTGTTCCAAGAAGACGCTCATGTCTGCATCTAAGTGCCTTGTGGACAAGCTCAGATCTTTCTTCCATAAGTTCCCAGAACTTATCCATGTCTTTACCAGAAGAACATGCAACATCTACAAGATTAAGTGTAACAACACCCTGGTTGAAACGTCCATAGTATTTATGTTCGCCTTCCTTGTAGTTAAGAGCACCTGCCTTGTTTCCCGCATTGCAGAGTCCCTCGGCATTATCTTCGCTATCCGGGGTAAGGAATGATCTGCATCCCATACATCCGTAAACATCGCCGCCCTTATACTCTCTCATCTTAGTAGCTGAGATGTAATCAGGAACCATTCTCTTTGCTGTTGATCTAGCAGCAAGAACAGTTGTTGACCAGTATTTACTCTCCTCCTCATCATTGAAGCTGTCAAGTACATAAAGAAGCTTAGGGAACGCAGGTGTAACCCACTCTCCTTTTTCATTCTTTACACCCTGAAGTCTCTGTCTGCAGATTTCTGAGATCATCATAGCAAGATCATCTCTTTCCTGTCCTTCCTTAGCCTCATTAAGATCAAGGTAAACTGAAAGGAATGGAGCCTGGCCATTTGTAGTCATCAAAGTGATGATCTGATACTGCATGGTCTGGACGCCAGTCTTGATGTCTCTTGCAAGACGCTTTTCAAGAACTTTTGCAAACTGCTCATCAGTCATTGTAAGTCCAGCTTCCTCGTTTTCTTCCTCAATCTCTTTAGTAATAGTCTTCCTTGAGACATCGATGAACTTTGCGAGGTGCGCAGCAGATATTGTCTGTCCGCCGTACTGTGAACTTGCTACCTGAGCTACAACCTGCATACCAATATTGCAGGCAGTTGAGAACTTCTTTGGCTTCTCAATGAGTGTATCTCCGATGACAGTTCCATTTTGGAGCATATCATCAAGGTTTACAAGACAGCAGTTATGCATATGCTGTGCAAAATAATCTGCATCATGGAAGTGGATCACGCCTTCCTTATGAGCCTTAACGATCTCGTCAGGCAAGAGCATTCTCATTGTAAGATCCTTTGAAACTTCACCAGCCATGTAATCACGCTGTGTGCTGTTTCTTATAGGATTCTTATTGGAGTTTTCCTGCTTAACTTCTTCATTATCACGCTCAATAAGGCTTAAGATTGTCTCATCTGTAGTATTTGCCTTACGGACAAGCGCTCTGTTATGACGATAGTTCATGAAGTTCTTAGCAACCTCAGGAGCCATTTTCATAAGCAAGAGCTCAATCTTATCGGAAATATCCTCAACTGTAAGAGTAGCAACTGTATTGTTAGCATATTCTTCAACATCAGAGGCGATAGCATCAATATAGATGCTATTCATTCTGGCTCTTTCTGATGAAGCCTCATTAGCCTTAGAGATAGCAGTTTTTACTTTCTCGATATCAAACTCAACTTCTGTGCCATTTCTCTTAATAATGTACATCTTATTCTCTCCTTTCTTGAATCGACATTATATTAGATGTACATCATTATGGTATTCATAAAATAAAATAAAATCGCCCTTAAGGCGGTTTTATAAATTACTTATATGTAGTTTCGTTTATTTAGATTTTATAAATAACGCACGAGGAAACCCTTTCCGATGAAGTCGGTTGTGGGATGAATCGCCTTTACGCGAACGGCTGTTCGTGATAAAATAAGTCAATCGGAACCTTGAAAACTGTATATATGAGGTTGTGCCATGAATCTAATAAGCTAAGAACCTATGGCACGTAAAATATACAAGGTGTTTAGTTCCCAAGCGCCAAAAGCGCATATATAACACTTAAAGTATACCGAAGGGATTTCCCGACGGAGTAGTGGCGCCGTGGACGTGCCTTACTATACCGTAAGGTATTGTTGAAACCATTTCCGATGTCATCGGTATGGTAGTTCATATCCATAACACCACCTCATAATGCTTTCTTATTTTAAGGGTATCAAAGCCGTTCCCATAATAATTTTCTGCACAAAAACAACCGCCAATAAATGCCGGTCATATATTTAAGCTGCAGTCTTGATAATAAAAAACGCCAGCATAATGCTGACGTCTTTCATTACATAAAGATGTTCTTTTGTATTGCCCTTATCGGATATGGTCCTTTGCTGTTTTTATCAAAAACAAGCTGCCAGATATCCATCATGTGCCTTGAAGCATACTGCATGGCTTTAGCCGTCCCTCCATTTGAAGCATTCTTCCAGGAATCATCCTCGTAAAGACACAGAATTCCGTCACTTGCATCAACCATTGCTTCATTTCTCTGAAACAAGGCTGCAATAGACTGTTCTTCTGAAATCACCTTTACTTCATCTGCTCTTGAGAGCATAAGGGAATATTCTTTCTGACTAAACAGTCCTTCTTTGAACCATTTTCCTTCCTGACCTTTAAAAGGAATATATACCTTGTTTTTTATTCCGGAATACGCCGGATCCCTTTTGACAATATCTACTGCCCAGAATGCTATCTGATCAAATCCCTGAGTTCCGCCGGAAATAAATTCAGTATATCCTGCGGTATATAGATTTTTAACACATTCAACGAGCTGCTTTATCAAAAGCTCATAACCTGCTCTGTCAAATCCAAACATATCTTTAGGCCTGTGGCCAGTGAAGCATAATGTCTTTCCCATATTTTATGAATTTCTCCTTATTAACGTATGTTCTCCCTGATGCCTGCAGGCTTTGTTTTTGCAGTTTAAGCATCTTTCTTCATTAGGTTTCATTCTTGCAAAATTACAGAAAAGCCAGGGATTCGCTTTTTCATAAATATCAGGTACTATATAAATCACCCTGTCCATGTTTTTGTCCTTCTTTCTTCTGTCATTTATAGGTACAAATATATTATGTTTCATACAAATAAAAATAGCGCCAGCTTTGCCGACGCCAATCTATATGTCAAAGGCTATTGACTGGATGTACCGCGTCATTAACCT includes the following:
- a CDS encoding thymidylate synthase, giving the protein MLDEGCMDIDTSYADGTPAYTLSFNHVMQSYDVSKGEFPIITLCPIAIKSAIGELLWIYQDQFNSWT
- the nrdG gene encoding anaerobic ribonucleoside-triphosphate reductase activating protein — encoded protein: MNYGQIYHNDVANGPGCRTSLFVSGCTHHCKGCFNEMTWDFNYGEKYTAKTEESIIESLEPEYIAGLTILGGEPMELCNQEYIVKLIKRVKELYPKKTIWLYSGYTWEELTDTENKRCHGAHTMEILGMIDILVDGEFVLEKKDMRLKYRGSSNQRIIDVKKTVKENEITLSEYNA
- a CDS encoding single-stranded DNA-binding protein; translation: MNKVILMGRLTRDPDVRYSQAQGNEPAKCVARYNLAVDRRYKREGDEQTADFIQIVAFGKAGEFVEKYLKKGTKVIVTGRIQTGSYVNKDGNKIYTTDIVAEDQEFAESRKSADSNTAPVPDGDFAPSSDGGFMNIPDGIDEELPFN
- a CDS encoding SLOG family protein, which encodes MGKTLCFTGHRPKDMFGFDRAGYELLIKQLVECVKNLYTAGYTEFISGGTQGFDQIAFWAVDIVKRDPAYSGIKNKVYIPFKGQEGKWFKEGLFSQKEYSLMLSRADEVKVISEEQSIAALFQRNEAMVDASDGILCLYEDDSWKNASNGGTAKAMQYASRHMMDIWQLVFDKNSKGPYPIRAIQKNIFM
- the nrdD gene encoding anaerobic ribonucleoside-triphosphate reductase, producing the protein MYIIKRNGTEVEFDIEKVKTAISKANEASSERARMNSIYIDAIASDVEEYANNTVATLTVEDISDKIELLLMKMAPEVAKNFMNYRHNRALVRKANTTDETILSLIERDNEEVKQENSNKNPIRNSTQRDYMAGEVSKDLTMRMLLPDEIVKAHKEGVIHFHDADYFAQHMHNCCLVNLDDMLQNGTVIGDTLIEKPKKFSTACNIGMQVVAQVASSQYGGQTISAAHLAKFIDVSRKTITKEIEEENEEAGLTMTDEQFAKVLEKRLARDIKTGVQTMQYQIITLMTTNGQAPFLSVYLDLNEAKEGQERDDLAMMISEICRQRLQGVKNEKGEWVTPAFPKLLYVLDSFNDEEESKYWSTTVLAARSTAKRMVPDYISATKMREYKGGDVYGCMGCRSFLTPDSEDNAEGLCNAGNKAGALNYKEGEHKYYGRFNQGVVTLNLVDVACSSGKDMDKFWELMEERSELVHKALRCRHERLLGTPSDVAPILWQYGGLARLKKGEVIDKLLYGNYSTLSYGYAGLYECVYYMTGHSHTDPEAKDFALAIMQHMNDKCAEWRKKENIAYSVYGTPLESTTYRFAQLLQKRFGIIPEVTDHDYITNSYHVNVRQKIDSFTKLKFESEFQKLSPGGAISYVEMADLTGNIEAVLAHIKFMSKHIMYAEMNTKSDYCQCCGYDGEIKIVHETDENGKTTKLVWECPNCKNRDESKMNVARRTCGYIGSNYWNQGRTQEIEQRYVHISVPQRTLSA